The sequence TAATAATCCCCTAAGGTTTGCGTACGTTTACTTAACAAAAGAATTGGTAATTCTAATCTTCTCAGTAATTCCTCTCTAGATATTTGATGATTTAAAAATCTTAGATTATATTCGATGATTTTCGGGTGTGTTCTATATGTTTCGGATAAGATATTTAATATGTTTTTTATATATTCTTCATATCCAGATCCGCTTTCTTCATTTGGTATAAAGATAGTTTTTCCTTTGTCAAACCCGTTAGATTTGTTTATATACTTTGTCAGAATATTTTTTTTTGTGGGATAGTCTTCAACTTTCCAATCTAACGCTTCTAGGAAATGCTTAATTTTTGATAGTTGTATTTTCATAAAGATTACAATAGTTGATCGAATAAATTTTTAATAGTGTTTGAAATAAGTCTATTAGAGGTTGATATTTCAATAGTTTTGTTATATTTGCAAGTGTTGATAGGAATATTGTTTGGAATAAAAAAGTAGCAATTTTTTCTTATCATTAAATCTTCCTTGTTTAAAGATATCCATTCCTTTTCTTCATTGGGTAATACGAACAGAAATAGAATTAGGGGTTTCTTCGAGTTTTGTCTTGAGAAGAGGTCATTGTAGTTTTTTGATTTGAGGGGGTACTTAAAAATACCGGCTTTTGAATTAAATCTTGATTCTTTAATTGCTTTAATTTGAATATCTACCTCTCTACCGTTTGGGAAGTATTCTTTTTTCCCATCAAATGTAACTCTTGAATCTAATTCCTTAAGAGTGATGTCCACTCCATAGTCGTGAATAAACTCAACGACTAGATAGTTTTCGTGTGCAGCAATGGCAGTTATATATGCAATTGAAATTAATTCTTTTTTATGGTTTGCTGGTATGTTCATATGTTAGCTTAAAAAATGACGTATAACGTAACTAGCTTGCCGAAGTTCCCCGGAGCTGAGCCTACGTAGTAGGCGTTAGCGTCGGCGCGGATTTTGCGTAAGCAAGAGACGTGACGGAGGGGAATTTGGCGGAGCCTGGAGGGAGGGCTTGTCCCTCCCGGAACGGCAAGCGTCAGTTATGCGCTGTGCCAATGAAAATAGATAATTATAATACAATCTAAAGATTTTTATTCTTTCTATGATTTCTTAGTAACAAAATTAGTGAAATTAAACCTAAAAATATTGTTGTATATGGAAATATTAAGCTTGAAAGAATCGGAAACGCTTCAACAGCAAATTCAAAAATTAACATTTCTGTTGAACTTTGGTCAAAAGATTCAAATGTCATTGGATGCTCACCGTCTTCAATCCAAGCCAAAAGTGCGACTGATAATAAGGTTAATAGAAAATTAAATATTATTAATATAGAAATAGATTTTAATATTGTAAATAAGGGGATTAATTTTCTCATTTTCTTTCCTTAGGTGTAACATAAGGATTAATTCAGCGAAAGTTGAATCTTTAATCGGCAATAAAAGAAATATTAAACATACGGATTAATTTTAAAAATTTTTGATTAATTCTTCTGATAGCCTTCTATAATTCTAAATCAAATCATTCCAATTATTTGATTTAGAATTATTATTTTCTAAAACTAAATTTAGAATTTTTTCACGGAGATTGTTATCAAGTAGAGCTTCGGCACAATCTGGAATAATATTTTTTTTGGCATAATTGATAGGAACAGAGGAATTTTCAAAAGAAAATTAATAATGTTTTGATAAGGAAGAATTTTCAATCAATTGATCTTCATTTTCCCAAGAATTGGCTTCAATTATTCCTAAATCGGAAGTCCAATGTGCATTTCCATATTTATAAGATGAAAACAGTATCTGAGTTGGTATAAAATTTAAAAATTTAATTTTAATCATTCTTTCATT comes from Leptospira meyeri and encodes:
- a CDS encoding DUF4365 domain-containing protein, translating into MNIPANHKKELISIAYITAIAAHENYLVVEFIHDYGVDITLKELDSRVTFDGKKEYFPNGREVDIQIKAIKESRFNSKAGIFKYPLKSKNYNDLFSRQNSKKPLILFLFVLPNEEKEWISLNKEDLMIRKNCYFFIPNNIPINTCKYNKTIEISTSNRLISNTIKNLFDQLL